In one Lujinxingia vulgaris genomic region, the following are encoded:
- a CDS encoding DEAD/DEAH box helicase, whose translation MSTRDRDVIRSQQGQSELRQLLADWRTGRDVGKHFTAIKHLPARQAQYAALPEGLDPRVGQLLRARGFQSLYSHQARAVEAALGGRHTVVVTPTASGKSLCYNLPVIDSLYKGHSALYLFPTKALSQDQSAELNQLLKLAPGRDPMWEGQVYDGDTDPDVRRRVRRNGRLVLTNPDMLHAAILPHHDKWARFFKGLKYIVVDELHTYRGVFGSHVANVLWRLRRICRHYGTDPIFLATSATIANPRELAKELVGGEVELIDESGAPQAERYVCFLNPPIVDADKMRRQSPLRLASRIATKTLKRDCPTIVFARSRQSVEVMVNRLKRRLAADRDRPGLADRVASYRGGYLPGLRRSIESGLREGHVRGVVTTNALELGVDIGSLDVCVLAGYPGTIASTWQQIGRAGRSGGVSVAIVIAGDNPIDQFIIQNPDYFFGQSPEAARVDPQNLLIAVEHLKCACYELEWRAGEAYGGLSPADTEEALDFMARAMGVVQRSGERWTWTSRTYPANQVSLRSTASENFVVIDTGSRERNVLAEVDFESAHLTLYPNAVYQISGEPYRVVRLDYDERRAYVERSDDGYYTTAMHYAATHVLDVFKERDAPRTSIGFGEVRVTQRFVGFKKIKFGTGENIGYGELNLPELDLHTMAYWLQLKAEDFKDRVPSSLMADQWVRLVEGVGEVLKTTASLKMMCDWRDLELCIGSVANDQWWSQGFGGLTVRDASGEEQDFEAGQIAPSLYEPHIYLYDRYPGGVGLGEGLFDEHETFMSMARDLVRSCPCEAGCPSCVGPPGESAAPIKDSVETILQVLSQR comes from the coding sequence GTGAGCACCCGCGATCGCGACGTCATCCGCAGTCAGCAGGGGCAATCGGAGCTTCGTCAGCTTCTGGCCGACTGGCGCACTGGCCGCGACGTGGGCAAGCATTTTACGGCGATCAAACATCTCCCCGCTCGCCAGGCCCAGTACGCCGCGCTCCCCGAGGGGCTCGACCCTCGGGTGGGACAACTTCTTCGCGCGCGCGGCTTTCAGAGCCTCTACAGCCACCAGGCCCGCGCGGTGGAGGCTGCGCTCGGAGGTCGCCACACGGTGGTGGTCACGCCCACGGCCAGCGGTAAAAGTCTCTGCTACAACCTGCCCGTCATCGACAGCCTCTATAAGGGCCACAGCGCGCTCTACCTCTTTCCGACCAAGGCCTTAAGCCAGGATCAGAGTGCCGAACTCAACCAGCTCCTCAAACTCGCCCCGGGCCGCGATCCGATGTGGGAGGGGCAGGTCTACGATGGCGACACCGACCCCGATGTGCGGCGGCGAGTGCGCCGGAACGGTCGCCTGGTGCTGACCAACCCTGATATGTTGCACGCGGCGATCTTGCCGCATCACGACAAATGGGCGCGCTTTTTTAAGGGCCTCAAATACATCGTGGTCGACGAGCTGCACACCTACCGCGGGGTCTTCGGCAGCCATGTGGCCAACGTGCTCTGGCGACTTCGCCGAATCTGTCGCCATTACGGCACCGATCCGATCTTTCTGGCCACCAGCGCCACCATCGCCAACCCCCGGGAGCTCGCCAAAGAGCTTGTGGGCGGGGAGGTTGAGCTTATCGACGAGAGCGGAGCGCCCCAGGCCGAGCGCTACGTGTGTTTTTTGAACCCGCCGATCGTCGACGCCGACAAGATGCGCCGACAGAGCCCGTTGCGCCTGGCCTCGCGCATTGCGACAAAGACCTTAAAGCGCGACTGCCCCACCATCGTCTTTGCACGCAGCCGCCAATCGGTGGAGGTGATGGTCAACAGACTCAAACGTCGACTGGCCGCCGACCGCGACCGTCCGGGGCTGGCCGACCGCGTGGCGAGTTACCGGGGCGGGTATCTGCCCGGGCTGCGACGCTCCATTGAGAGCGGGCTGCGTGAGGGGCATGTCCGCGGCGTGGTCACCACCAATGCGCTTGAGCTGGGTGTGGATATCGGTAGCCTCGATGTCTGTGTTCTGGCCGGCTACCCGGGCACCATCGCCTCGACCTGGCAGCAGATCGGCCGCGCCGGGCGCAGCGGCGGCGTCTCTGTGGCGATCGTGATCGCCGGCGACAACCCCATCGACCAGTTCATCATTCAGAACCCCGATTACTTCTTCGGGCAGTCGCCGGAGGCGGCCCGGGTCGATCCGCAGAACCTGCTCATCGCCGTCGAGCACCTTAAATGCGCCTGCTACGAGTTGGAGTGGCGCGCCGGCGAAGCCTACGGGGGCTTAAGCCCGGCCGACACCGAGGAGGCGCTCGATTTTATGGCCCGCGCCATGGGCGTGGTGCAGCGAAGCGGAGAGCGCTGGACATGGACCTCGCGCACCTATCCGGCCAACCAGGTCAGCCTGCGCAGCACAGCGTCTGAGAACTTCGTGGTCATCGACACCGGCTCGCGGGAGCGCAACGTGCTGGCCGAGGTCGACTTTGAGAGCGCGCACCTGACGCTTTACCCCAACGCCGTCTACCAGATCTCGGGGGAGCCCTACCGGGTGGTGCGCCTCGACTACGACGAGCGCCGCGCCTACGTCGAGCGCAGCGACGACGGCTACTACACCACCGCCATGCATTATGCGGCCACGCATGTGCTCGACGTGTTTAAAGAGCGCGACGCGCCGCGAACCTCCATCGGCTTTGGAGAGGTTCGGGTCACCCAGCGTTTTGTGGGCTTTAAGAAGATCAAGTTCGGCACTGGCGAGAACATCGGTTATGGCGAGCTCAACCTCCCGGAGCTCGACCTGCACACCATGGCGTACTGGCTGCAGCTCAAAGCCGAGGACTTCAAAGACCGCGTGCCCTCAAGCCTGATGGCCGATCAGTGGGTGCGTCTTGTCGAGGGGGTTGGCGAGGTGCTCAAGACCACGGCCAGCCTCAAGATGATGTGCGACTGGCGCGATCTGGAGCTCTGCATCGGCTCGGTGGCCAACGACCAGTGGTGGTCTCAGGGCTTTGGCGGGCTGACCGTGCGCGACGCCTCGGGAGAGGAGCAGGACTTTGAGGCCGGCCAGATCGCGCCCTCGCTCTACGAGCCCCATATCTACCTCTACGACCGCTACCCGGGCGGGGTGGGGCTTGGCGAGGGGCTCTTTGATGAGCACGAGACCTTTATGAGCATGGCCCGCGATCTCGTGCGCAGCTGCCCCTGTGAGGCGGGCTGCCCCTCCTGTGTGGGACCGCCCGGGGAGAGCGCCGCGCCCATCAAAGACTCGGTGGAGACGATCCTTCAGGTGCTCAGCCAGCGCTGA
- the mog gene encoding molybdopterin adenylyltransferase codes for MSDSLKVGVVTVSDRASRGDYEDISGPAIEAWLTRALTSPFEAHTRLVPDEREQIGQAIVELCDEVGCQLVLTTGGTGPAVRDVTPEATLDVADREMPGFGERMRQISLKYVPTAILSRQVGALRGRSLIINLPGSPRSIAEILDELFEAIPYCIELMDGPIIETDPEVVVAFRPKKKKATP; via the coding sequence GTGAGCGACAGTTTGAAAGTCGGTGTGGTGACGGTAAGCGACCGCGCCAGCCGCGGCGATTATGAAGACATCAGCGGTCCGGCCATTGAGGCCTGGCTCACGCGCGCGTTGACCTCCCCATTTGAAGCGCACACGCGCCTGGTGCCCGATGAGCGCGAGCAGATCGGCCAGGCGATTGTCGAGCTCTGCGATGAGGTCGGCTGCCAGCTGGTGCTGACCACCGGCGGCACCGGGCCGGCTGTGCGCGACGTGACCCCGGAGGCTACCCTGGATGTGGCCGACCGGGAGATGCCCGGCTTTGGCGAGCGCATGCGCCAGATAAGCCTCAAGTATGTGCCCACGGCCATCCTCTCGCGTCAGGTGGGCGCGCTTCGCGGCCGCTCGCTCATCATCAACCTGCCCGGCAGCCCGCGCTCCATCGCCGAGATCCTCGATGAACTCTTTGAGGCCATCCCTTACTGCATCGAGCTGATGGACGGCCCGATCATTGAGACCGATCCGGAGGTTGTCGTGGCGTTTCGACCCAAAAAGAAAAAGGCCACCCCGTGA
- the clpP gene encoding ATP-dependent Clp endopeptidase proteolytic subunit ClpP, producing the protein MGFIPYVVEQTHRGERGWDIYSRLLKDRIVFLGTPVTDDVANAIVAQLLFLESDDPDKDISLYINSPGGSVTAGLSIYDTMRYIRPRVSTICMGQAASMGALLLTAGEKGMRYALPNSRILIHQPLMRGGIGGQATDIEIQAREILRLRERLNEILVEQTGQSMERIQKDTDRDYYMSAHEALEYGLIDKVVEPRSLGDAEAGEKK; encoded by the coding sequence ATGGGTTTTATCCCCTACGTCGTCGAGCAGACCCACCGCGGTGAGCGCGGCTGGGACATCTACAGTCGCCTGCTCAAAGACCGCATCGTCTTTCTGGGCACCCCGGTCACCGACGACGTGGCCAACGCCATCGTCGCCCAGCTCCTCTTCCTGGAGAGCGATGATCCCGACAAGGACATCAGCCTCTACATCAACTCCCCCGGGGGCAGCGTCACCGCCGGGCTCTCCATCTACGATACGATGCGTTATATCCGCCCGCGCGTCTCGACAATCTGCATGGGGCAGGCCGCCTCGATGGGCGCGCTGCTTCTGACCGCCGGCGAAAAAGGCATGCGCTACGCGCTGCCGAACTCCCGCATCCTGATTCACCAGCCCCTGATGCGCGGCGGCATCGGCGGCCAGGCCACCGACATTGAGATCCAGGCCCGTGAGATCCTGCGCCTTCGCGAGCGCCTCAATGAGATCCTCGTCGAGCAGACCGGCCAGTCGATGGAGCGCATCCAGAAAGACACCGACCGCGACTACTACATGAGCGCCCACGAGGCGCTGGAGTACGGCTTGATCGACAAGGTCGTCGAGCCCCGCTCCCTCGGTGATGCGGAAGCTGGCGAGAAGAAGTAA